The Gavia stellata isolate bGavSte3 chromosome 15, bGavSte3.hap2, whole genome shotgun sequence region TGGCCTCTGAGTTCAGTCTGAGTTTTGACGGGTGAATGCTCTTCATCTTTTGGAGTCATTAGTCTTAAGACTTTTTAAGTAGTTTGGCGTTTCTGCTTGCATAGCTGTTTATCGTATAGAGAAGTATTGCTTCagtctgtttcttctttcttttttcccccatgctGTCTTCTCATAATTCTCCTTCCCTGGTCCAGCCCACTGCAGGAAGCCTGACTGGTTGCCTTTCTTGCAGAATCGACTCTATCAGGCCATTCAGAGAGCTGATGACATCCTTGACCTGAAGTTCTGCATGGATGGAGTTCAAACAGCCCTGCGAAATGAAGATTATGAACAAGCAGCAGCTCACATCCATCGGTATCTGTCTCTGGACAAATCAGTGATTGAGCTCAGTCGTCAAGGCAAGGAAGGTAAGTACTGTTCGTGAGGAGAAGCTGGTAAGTCACCTTTCCAGTAGATAACTAGAGCCTGCATGATTTCCCGTGACGGATAGCCTCGGCCCCATAGACAAAGCAGAAGATCCAATGCTAGCCAAAGATCTTAGTATGTCATAGAGTACCACAGAGATGAAGCGTTATTAGGTTTGAATTATCATTAATGAAAAGAGAGTTCCTGGCACACGGCTTTGATAGCATTTCAGGTGCTGACTAGGTGAAGGACAAAAGAAACGAGGGAGAAGGCTCTGTCAGGGAAAACTGTTGTATCGTTATGGTGTGCTACCAAGCAGAGCAACTAGAAATGACGGATTAAATTGCCTGATCCCTAAAAGAAATGTCCTGGCTGATGTGTTCACATCCTCCATGCAAGACCACAACATTAGCTGTGTGTACATCACACACATATCTATCTTTCTTTGACTGTAGGGGAATTCCAGTATGCCTTCTGCCTTCTCACCCTAGGGCTGCACAGTGTTGGTCtctctgctggggaaaaaagtagccCTTAACATTGTACTGtcacttttccctttcttttctgtccttttgaCCAGGGGGCATAATTGATGCCAACCTGAAGCTCCTGCAGGAAGCAGAGCAGCGCCTGAAGACAATTGTCACAGAGAAATTCGACACAGCTATGAAGCAGGGAGACCTGCCCCAGGTGGAACGGTTCTTCAAGATCTTTCCTCTGCTAGGCTTACATGAAGAGGGGCTGAGCAAGTTCTCGGAGTACCTCTGCAAGCAGGTAACGGGTTCTGTGAAACATACTGCAACCTGTCTGGTCTCCTAGGGGAAAGCAAAACCCAGTGTCTGTCAACAGATGTTGTGGAAGGAGATCTTGGCTCTGGCTTGTTTATCTTAGAAACCAGCACTGGCCTTAGTTCATCTCTCTCCCTGCATTTTGCATCCTGGGATAGGCTTTCTGGTGTCTAAATACAGATCCCGCTGGCTGGCTGGCTTCTCCTGTGTCTTGCTCATTGTGCTTGcttaaaggaaagagaagggacaACAAGGGAGCCTGGAAAGAGGAGAACAAGTTTCTGCCTTTCCTTGATCCTTGAGTTTTCCACAAGAGAGGAAAGGATCCCTGTTCAAACGAGGAACAGCAGCAATAGCTCGTGCAGTGGGAAGGCCAGCAAAAGCCCGGGGCTCTGTagggcaggggacagaggtCCACCCTATGGAATGGAGAATGTCTTTGAGTGTTACCAGCTGATTGGTCCTGTTGTCATGCAGGTGGCCAACAAAGCAGAGGAGAACCTGCAGCTGGTGATGGGGACAGACATGAGTGACCGTCGAGCTGCTGTAATCTTTGCAGACACCCTGACACTCCTCTTTGAAGGTAATcttcttgctttcctctttgctgaTTGATTGAAAAGAATCTGTGATGAGATTGTCCAtcaatttaaatgcttttgattCTAGCTTCAGGAGAGCGCCTCCTTCCACTTTGAGCTATGAGAGTGTCACACTAGAGGGACAAGGACACAACTAATAGACTTTGTCCCAGCCAGGAGGCAGCATTACAATAAGCAAGCTTTCCTACGTACAGCACAAAGTAGATTTGCAAAGGATTTGTTGGCTTCTTCCAGGAATCATACTCTTCCTGTTCTCTACATCCTCAAAACAAATAGGTATTCCCTGAAGGTTTCTTCAGATATGCAGCTCTCCAGACAAAGAAATTGGATCCCTTAAGACTGAGCAGCTGTTGATGCCTCCAGGCCTGGCTCTCCAAGGAGGACCACGGGAGCTtgaaagcagagagggaagggagagaagggaatATGAATGCTCTGTGGGAATGTTGCCAAAGACAGTAATTGAGATCCCATGGTGATTAACCATCTTCTCCATTAAGTCTGCTATAATTCCAGGTTGCACCTCTGCCAAATCACTCTCCCAGCCTGGCACCCTCTGCTATTGAAGGTCCTTAGAGCCGCCGAGCCTTTCTTGGCAGTAGCATCAAAAGAGAGGGAGCGTTGCTAACTCTTGGAGTAGAGAGTTTGCGAGAAGAAAGCAATCTTGGTTAGACACCTTCTTGGAGATGCACTTTTTCTCCAAGGAGGTCTTGCCTTCACTAATGCTTGCTGTCTTGGGCATCTGCCTGACAGATAAGAGCAGAGCTTTCCCTAGGCTGATTTTCCTAGCACTGTTCTCCTGTAATCTGGTAGGTGCTGAAAGCTGAGACTGGGTTTCGATGGCAGTTATGTCCCCTGCCAGGTTTAGGTGGTGCAGCTTTCTCCTGTGGAAGCTTCATACCTTCATACCTTGTATCTTGCTGGGTAGGGGGGCAGCTGACACACATCACATGGCAGGAGCTCTCTTTAGGTAGAGGCATGGCTTCTACTCCAGGAGATTTGCACTGTAGCCTTGCAATAAACAGCGGAGAGGATGGAAGGTGTCATATGCAGAGAGAAGGTGCCATGGAACGAGGGGTGGTAATGACAGGCCTCCGGTGAGGCACTAAAGAGTAGCTGGACAGTCTAAACTGTTTATCTGGGGAGTGAATGATCCCTTGTTAGGTCCTGTCTGCAGACCTGTGTAGCTCTGCTCTGAGTCCAGACTGGATGGGAACTGCTGCTTGAGTCTCTCTCTCGTGCttcccctgtccctgcagggaTTGCTCGCATTGTGGAGACCCACCAGCCCATTGTGGAGACCTACTACGGGCCAGGGAGGCTGTACACCCTCATCAAGCACCTGCAAGTGGAGTGCGACCGGCAGGTGGAGAAAGTGGTGGACAAGTTCATCAAAGAGAGGGACTATCACAGGCAGGTAAGAAAGAGAGGTGTGATGCTGTCTGATGCAGCCAGCTGCGGCCTCCATCCAGCTCCGTGGGGCTCCGACTGCCACAGAGGTGGCAACGCTTGACCTTGTGTATTGAGAGAAACCTTGCTTTACTCCATATTTGTGCTGATGGCTGAAGGGGTGCAGCCTGTAGCCatcccttctgctgcagagaaggaTTCGTTGGGAGCATGGTAAATGGATCCTGGGCACAGGATTCATTGCTCTGCAGGTCTGTAGGGCACTTTCAGTACACCTTCACCGCTGTCTCGTTCCTGCTCTGGCTGTTagatgcagggctgctgtgACTGCCAGGCTGAGCTCTGTCTTGGTGGAGGAGGTGAACTGATGCGGTTCCCTTCTCTGGCAGTGCTTCCTGCAAAACATTCTTATCATGCCCCCAAGTAAGCACCTCCTTAGGCTACAGCATGAGAAGCTGCTGTTAACTCCAAGTCATCAGCAAAGACTTTAatgattttcccttttttatgtGATTGCAGTTCCAGCAAGTTCAGAACAGCATGATGAGAAGTTCTTCTGCAGAGAAGATTGAACCAAGGTacaaacaaaacctctttttgCTCTCTAACCTTCCACTCTTGAGCTGTTATTAACACTACTTAGCATTTAGATAACTCTCCGGGTCTTCCAGAGGCTTTGTGGCTACTAAAGCATAAAATCCAATTGTTAGGTGCTCTTCACTGCCCTTTTATAAAGGCAGCATCTGTGGTGGTGCTTTATTTTGCTTACTCGTTACTTTTAAGCCTTAGCCCTAAACGTTGCTGGAGGGCTGGCAATATCACCGCACACACGAAGAGACTTTAATTGCCTGTGCCCACCACCTTTCAAAGGTCAGGGTGTGGTCTTCAGAGCCCACGAAATggagcagctccctgggcagaTAATTTGTGACAGAATCAGGAATAAATCTTTGGGTTCTATTTAATCTatactgctgctgcagcaagtcTGTGACATCAGTTTCTTGCTAACGAACCAAAGTACTTTCAGTATCCCTCCTTTTCGTTTTatcttaattatttatttgtatagcCCTAAAGTAAGGCCATTTGAAAGTGCGCCCAGCCCTTCTGGCACTGCATGACTTCTAAACATGCcttgaaagaaaacttagatCTGTCTATGAGCCTGCATGACtaattatttcagcagaaacataAAAGATCCACTTACTATTTGCTCTGAGTAACTGTGCATGCATCCCAGGTTTTctgagcttttgctttttcatctgtaaaataaagataatgGTTCCTTGTCCCACTTGGGCTTTGTGAGGCTTTAAGCAGGATTTGTAAAGTTCTTTTGTGCATACTGATGAAAAAGCTGCTGATGCAACAGTCTTCTTTTTCATAGTCATCTCTGATCTGAACACTGTGTTCTGCATTGTCACATGCTTTTTTGGTATCACGTTTCCTGAGCTGTTGAGCTTAAACAGATTCTTCATCGTTTTCAGAGAAACACATGACTGTGCACAAGAGCACATGCGTGGAGATGGCAGGGACCAGGCATTTCTAACACTGGCCATGTAGGGCTCACAGAATCATAGCAAAACTGAGGTATGAAAGGACTGCCGAAGGTCTCTAGTCCAAACTCCCACTCAAAGCAGGTCTAATTTTAAAGTTCTATCAGGTTGCTTAGAATCTTGCAGTCCTTACTGCTGTGATTTTAATGTGGTTGTTCTCACATCCATGATGAAAAAAGAAGCTTCTCTATGATTTTTTCAGGATGTTTTGATTGTATGTGCATTATTTGCACATACCAGTTATTCTGCTGAGCTTTGCCACTCAATGGCACACATGGAAAGGGGCAGTATTGATCTCATAGTAAGGGGACAGAGAACACACTACTTAACTGAGTTAAATTAGTGTCTCTCTTTTTGTAGTCTCGCTACCTTGATTCTTGCTATGTTCTTTCCAGGGAACTTGACCCTATTTTAACAGAAGTCACTCTGATGAATGCCCGCAGTGAGCTCTACTTGAGGTTCATCAAGAGACGAATAATATCTGATTTTGAGGTGGGAGACTCCATGGCCTCAGAGGAGGTAAAGCAAGGTAAAACACCTTGAATACCAGTACTTGCGGGCTCTCTGCTCCTTGCAGCCAGAAGTGGAGATGTATCTGAATTAGTGGCAGAGCAGAGTGACACAGGATCTGCAAAGATGCTTTGGGAGCACTCTGTGGAACAGGATTGCGTAGCCTGGCCTCCCCAAACCTGTTTTCAGCACTGTTTGTTCCCTCTAACAAGGAAACTAACATTAGGAATAACTGCAGAGCATAATAAACAAGGTCCCCAAAGAGAGGGAGGGCCCTTTGGTCACTGTAGGCACAGACCCTAAAGGTGGAGGCCACAGGGAAAACAGGCTCAGGGTTTTAGTACTCCATGGAGCTCTGGAAATCACTTTTGTTACCTGCAAAAATCAGCTCGGCAATTTTAGCTCCACAGTTGAGGCCCATGGTTTATTCCAGGTTGGGCTTTGCAGGTGTGCATCCGTTGGGTGCCCATGAGACAGGCAGCAAGGGGATTAGGTGGAACTGCTTTCTGGCACTTGATCCCTGCTGATGGTTCTCTTTTGTGTTCTGTAGAGCATCAAAAATACCTGGACAAGCTCCTCAACAACTGTTTGCTGAGCCGCACCATGCAAGAGCTCATTGGCTACTACATCACCATGGAGGAATACTTCATGAGGGAGACCGTCAACAAGGTAGGGCTCAGACTGCTGCTTGCAACAGCCTTCGctctctgccagcagctgagACCTCTGTGTGTGCTCCACAATCCTCTGCTGAGCATCCCTAGGGAGGGAGATGAGTACATGGCAGGTCTGCAGTTGTTGGGAAGGTCTTTTGtttcccttggctttgaaaagCAAGTGTTCGTTTCTGAACTTGGACTGCAAACATACCCTGAGTACCTTCTGGAGCCAGATCTTCCAGGTCTATGGGCTACTGAAAACTAGGATGAGTGGTGCCAGCCCATACATGGTAAAGTTCAGCTCAGGGTGAAACGTGCAGGCTGGCAGTTTGGTCTCACAGCACTGCTCTGAGAAGGCACCTTCGCTCAACTCAGCTCGGGGCACTGAGACAGCTTTCTTTGCAGGCTGTTGCCATGGACAGCTACGAGAAGGGCCAGCTCACCTCCAGCATGGTGGATGACGTGTTTTATATAGTGAAGAAGTGCATTGGGCGTGCTCTGTCCAGCTCCAGCATAGACTGTCTCTGTGCCATGATCAACCACTCCACCACCGAGCTGGAGTCTGACTTCAGGTAATGAAAATACACCAGGTTCATTGTAACCTGCTTCCACCTCACATTCTGCAAACAGTGTTTGCTGTCAGATGGTCTCCCCTGTGTTCTTTGTCTTTGAACCTCTGGTTTGTCATCTCCGTGGAAGATGCTTGTAGGAAGCAGCGTCAGGTGTGGTGTGGGAAGCTGGAGCTGGGTATACTTTTCTCACAGTACCAGTGGTCACCTGtaggacagaaaaacaaacctcaTGGCCCAAAATCCCTATGAGACCGAGTCACCACGTAGCATTGGAGTGCTACCCTGCTTGATGGTACACTGTCACCCCTAATTGTTCTCTGGATTGCCTGTGAGATTGCTTAGTAACTTAAACTTGGGGTGAGCCTGCAGAAATTGTCCTGCTCCTGTTTTTTCATCCCAATGTGGAAATGGGGAACTATGACTGAAgacagcaggcagctgcaggcaggactTTTGGGAAAGCTCAGGAACTGAgtggttgtgtttttctttcagccttGTGTCCTTTAGATACTGTCAGGAGGTATTTGCCAGCCCTCTTCCATCCCTGTGAAGTTTCACTTACCTTGTTCAGGTCACAGCTCAGCCAGACTGCTGTCCCCTGTCACAGAGCACAACTCTGCTGTGGTGTGCAGTATTTGCTCTAAGCCCCGGTATGTTCTGCTTGTCCCATAGGGAGGTTCTGTACAACAAGCTGAAGCAGGGCTTTCCAGCCACGACTTTCCAGGACTTCCAGAGAGGGGTGACCAGTGCCGTGAACATCATgcacagcagcctgcagcagggcaagTTCGATACCAAAGGCATTGAAAGCACTGACGAGGCCAAGCAGTCCTTTCTGGTGAGTTTGGTGGCTGTTCTGGTGTGGAATGAGTTGGGGTGAGGGGAAAGACAACGGGCAGCTCTTGGGAGCAGGATTGGTGCAACTATCACATGCTCAGAGAACCTGAAAACCTGTTCAGGCATGGTGGGTAGCCTGACTTTGGGTGTCTAGTAGATGCTTCTACCTCATCTCATGTTTGTAGGGCTTCCACACCAGGCCTGTGCAAGTATGATCCTGTGATTGCCTCTTAGGCTGCTGTGATGATGATTCCCTCCAGACTGGGGAAGAGTCTGTACTCTTTTGAGGCGTCCATCAAGCCTGTTCCTCACAGGCTCTGCACAAAGGTGGTGGGAGATTGCCTCATCCACACCTTCCTCTAGATGAGAAAGTTTCCTAGCCCAAGCTCAGGGCTTCTTCATTCTCGCTTATCAGATTGGGGAGTTTCCATTTGAGCAGGGTTGTCTGCTCTGCTTGGCCTGCAAGATCCTCCTGTTGCCTTCTCCTAACAGCAGTGCTGCAACTCTCTGCGTGCTTGAGCAGGCCGGAACATGGCAGTGAGCATTGGAGACCCCTTGGAGAGCATTTGAAGGGCCATCGCTCCTGTCTTCTGCGGCATAACACATCCGTCCCCACGGTGGGATGCTCTATAGACGTTGCATTGCGGAAAAAATCTTACTGGGAGAGCAACTCCGGATCTGCTCTCTCCTCTCAGCCAGCCCCGCTGTTTGAGCAGACCTGTGGGCAGAGACTCTGAGAGCACTGGAGCGGGGCTGGCTCACCCTGACTTGTCTCCCTTTCTGTAAGTTGCTGTGAACACCCAGTGCTGAAGAGGCTCCTTGGGGCTTTCACTGTACAAGGAGAGAAGGCAACACAGGGAGCAGGAGGCACTGAACTCTTCCATTTCATTAAATTCTTGGTTACAGGTTTCTGCATTTCTTGAAGCACAGTGCTTAAAATGTCAGTTCTCCCACTGGAATTCCTCATTCACCTGTCAGCTTGCCTCATTTCCCTGTCTGCACAAACCCCAGCCTTATACTGACATGTAGTTCAGCTTCAGAAGGCAGAGAACAGTCTGTTCAGTGAAGAGCAAATACTCATCTGGCAGGAGGGGTGCTGATTCCTCCTGCCTAGATACGAGTGCCTTCCTACCTCCCCTGCTTCTCTGGACACAGTGTGTAAACCATCACCTCCAGCCCCTCCTGGTCTGTTGATCTTCATGACACTGTCACAGAAAGTTGGGGGTACATCCTGTCTTCCACCAGTCACACACAAGTAACTTCGCTGCAACATCGTGGACACAATGATGAGGAAAAGAAGTAGAGTAAACTAACTCAGACTTTGTACTAGCTGCAGGTTCAGCACACATGCTCAGTTACTGTAGTTCACGTTCATGCAGCTCCGTGAATCTGCAGTGCTTTGATCACAGGGTAGCAGCTCTGTCCCttaaatgtttgcatttcagcCTGTACTGTGAGCAGGGCATGGAGTAAACGTATGGACTTGGGGCTGAGGTGTTGGGAAATTCCAATGGATTCtacttgggtttgttttgttgttttttttccaggtaacCTTAAACAATGTGGAAGTCTGCAGCGAAAACATCATGACCCTAAAGAAGACTTTGGAGGTGCGGTCTGGattctttactgttttttccttaatgaaaTTGTAATATTCTCCCTTGGGGTGGTCAGATAAACCATCTGGACTTCGCTGTGTCCAAATTCCTGAGGTCTTTGCCCTCCAGCCTTAGGAAAGCAATTTTGAGCTGGCAGAGCAATCTCTGCCTGATAGTAGCAGCTGGAAATACCAGTTCCTCCAGCTTGACCAACCTGGCACAGGCCGGGAGCCAGTGGAATAACATGTGCATCATTGAGAGGTTGTGGTTCTCCGGTGCTGGGCTAGATAGCCCTTGGCTTCCTTTCTTGCTGACCTCTCCCCAGCTGGAgccagctgcctctgccttcaCCGGGGCAAGAGTTTGGTGCCTGTCCTAGCCTGCAAGCGTGCTGGTGGGCAGCCAGAGCTCAGCAACACGAAGGACAGAAACTGCCCAGGTTATTAATTTGCAACTTGCTTGTGGATCTCTTCCCTGCAGAGTGACTGCAGCAAACTGCTTAATCAAGGCTTCGGGGGAGAGCAAGCGGAGGCCAAGATTGAGAGCTGCCTCTCTGACATGGCTGCCGTCTCCAACAAATTTCGTGACCTGCTGCAGGTGAGCGTCTTGCTGAGTTACTGCTGGCTTCCAACACTGGCTGGCCAGTGTCTTCAGAGAGCGCTCAGGCAGGAATCATTTCAGCCCAAGACCTGGGTCACGTCTGACTCCAGGAGCGCTGGGTAGGGAGTAAATCAGTCAGCTTTGAGGTGTGGAAACAGATCCAGCCTGTTTGCACGGCTGCACCAGCTGGCGGCTGCGTAAAAAGCactggcagcagctgcagagccagaAGGAATGTTGCTCCATTTGTCTTCACTCAGCACGGAGTTGTAGTTGGTTCAGCATTTTCAGGAGAAGAAATATTAATAGCATTTCCATCTCCTCCATTCTCCCTCGTGGCACAGCACGTTGTCAAGTTGTCCAGAGCCTCACTAGGTAACGCTGAAGATGGGCTGTTGGCAGAGAAGAGCTGCTTTTCTCTCAggtttctcctcctttcccaaatGGAAATACTTGCCGGCATGGGGCAGAAGGCTCTCCGGCTAAATCCACTGTCTCGTGTGGCACGCTGGGGCCTGTTGCCCTAAAATTTCACAGTGGTctctggcagggaggggagcaggaagaCCCGATACCTCCTGTGGAAAGAAACCAAGCAAAAGAGAGTATTTTTAACCAGGTTTGCCATCAGCTTTGTATTTCACAGAGGGGCTAGACtatttttcatttggctttGCAGTTCACTGCAGCCAGATGCCTTCAGACCAGTATTGCCAGCGAACCCCTCTTGAGGCTTGTGGTCCGTATCAAAACCAGAGAGCTCATCAGTAAGGAGTGAAACGCCAGTCTAGATCTAGTGCAGAATTAAAACTGGCTGCAAAGCAATCAAGAGGCTGAGCAGCAAGCTCCTGCGTTGCCTGAGTCACACGCACATTGAATTTGCCTTAGAAAAGGGCAATTGCCAGCAGGACCTGCTCAGAAATGCCAATTTTAGTTAAAAAACTTCCATCAAATGCCAGGCAGTATCGGTACCTGAATAGTTTCATGCTGGGTGGGCTTTCTTGACATCTGGCTGAGCCAAATGGGGGTGGTTGGCAGGAGAGGGCTTTCAGAGAGCTCTCTAGCATCACAGCGGACAGAACAGCCTTTGCTGACAACCTGGTGCTCGGGGGAGATGGCGTGTGCTGGGGTTATGATTAATTCAGGGAACTAACTGTGGTTACAGCTTTTATCCTCCTTTTAGCTTCTCCTACTGAGCTAAGCTGCACTGGAGGTGGGAGGCATCAGCTGAGTCCAATCACAGCGTCCTCCTGGCTGGTACTGAGTGGAAAGACTGGTGTTTGTGTCCTTTCCTACCCTGGTGGGATGTGAACTGAACACCTCTCTCCTGCCAGGAAACctctgtggggtgggggaagtACAAGCCCTTCAGACCGGGCTGCACATTAGCACAGCGACAGCTTCTGGGCCAGCGTCCTTCCTCTTCTTGTCATCGTGGTGTCCTCAGAACCCTCCAGCACCAGAAGAGTGTGGGATCTGGGACTTCTGAGTTCAGTTTCATGTGCAAGTCTGTGGGTCAGTTTCCCCAGCTTGCAGTGAGGATGGGAGGCAGCATCAAGAGAGCCTGGCTGTAAAGGTTATGTGCCATTGCACATTAGTTGTGCTCAGTcaccttcctctcttcttcctgtcCCCCTCAGGAAGGTCTCAGCGAGCTGAACAGCACAGCCATCAAACCCCAGGTGAAGCCCTGGATCAACCTATTCCTCTCCGTCTCCCACAACATCGAGGAGGTAAGGCTCAGCATTCTCTGCTTCCAGCCATACTTCTGCACACCAtcctctgctcagcagcacagTCAGAGCAACCATCGTCTCATTCCCCTCAGTTCTCCACTGTTTCCTCAGCACAGAGCAACAGTAAAATATCCAGAACTTGCTCTGTGTCCCAGCTTGGGAAGGGGCATTCTGCTAGAGAGGAGCTTGAGAAAACGGAAGGAGTACAGTGCTGCTCCGGGAGGGACCTCCCTTCCTGTCCTCTGGGGCATTTGCTGTTGTCAGGGCAGGCCACATAAACAACCCTTGTTGTATTTCAATGTCAGGAGGAGTTCAGCGACTATGAAGCTAACGACCCCTGGGTCCAGCAGTTCATCGTCAATCTGGAACAGCAGATGACAGAGTTCAAGGTGAGGGAGAGGGACATGACAGCCTGCCAGACCTCCACGTGGCATTTCTCAACTCTTCCCCTGCTCAGGGGAACGGCAGAGAGAGATGTCCTCCGGTGCCTTGCAGGGCTCTTAGAGATCAATCACCCCCTTCTCCTGCAATTTTCAAAGCCTGCTTGCAGGCCTACATACCTGGATCGCTTTTGCCGGCGCTTTCCACTCGCTGAGCCTGCAAATGACGGGGCTTTATTTGAAAGCTCTcacaggtttgggttttgtggaCCTGTGCTCAGTTGTTCCTGACAAGAATGACGCAGGTTTCTGCTTCCAGGCTGGGCTGTCTCCAGTGATTTACGATACCCTCACTGGTCTGATGACCAGTCTCATAGCCATTGAACTGGAGAAAGTGCTGCTCAAATCTACCTTCAGCAGGGTAAGCAAAACACTGTCCTCTACCCTGTGGAGTCCCTGGCTGGACTGCAAACCCTCCACCATGAAACCTCGTTACCCTCCAAAGCATGGGGCAGGGCAGAGGCAAATGTTACCCTCAAAGAAGCTCTGCCACCGCCGGTGGCCAGCTCAGGGAGACCTTGCGTTAGCATGCACAGGGAGAAAGTGTTTTGTGATGGGGTTGGGAAGAGCTTGCATCAATAAGGGGGCTGGCTTTTCAGGTGGGTCTAAACATAAGCCACTTCAACCTGCAATGAATGGTCTAACTGGAACCCTCCTGCTCAGAgacctccctctgcccccctgTAACTTCTGTTAACTCTGTGTTTGGCACAACCCCTGGGCCTGCTTGGAGAGTTAACAGAGCTCGCTCGCTCCCCGCAGCTTGGCGGTTTGCAGTTTGACAAGGAGCTGAGGTCTCTCATAGCCTATCTCACCACAGTCACCACCTGGACTATCCGGGACAAGTTTGCCCGTCTTTCCCAGATGGCCACCATCCTCAATCTGGAAAGGGTAAGCTGCACCTTGCTTTTATTGGGGGATTGCGGGAGCCCCAGCTGGACTCCACATGGATTTAACTGGGCTCATCCAGACGTTGTCACATCTGTGGGGTATGGAGAAGCTGGAAAAGTTGCCCCATGCCTGATGGATGTTAGTGGCAGGAAATA contains the following coding sequences:
- the COG4 gene encoding conserved oligomeric Golgi complex subunit 4 isoform X1 — its product is MERIQSLTDLADLEAAYSRLCEEEKVVQEELDTLLEQQSTIENKMVALHRMGPNLQLIEGDAQQLAGMITFTCNLAENVSSKVRQLDLAKNRLYQAIQRADDILDLKFCMDGVQTALRNEDYEQAAAHIHRYLSLDKSVIELSRQGKEGGIIDANLKLLQEAEQRLKTIVTEKFDTAMKQGDLPQVERFFKIFPLLGLHEEGLSKFSEYLCKQVANKAEENLQLVMGTDMSDRRAAVIFADTLTLLFEGIARIVETHQPIVETYYGPGRLYTLIKHLQVECDRQVEKVVDKFIKERDYHRQFQQVQNSMMRSSSAEKIEPRELDPILTEVTLMNARSELYLRFIKRRIISDFEVGDSMASEEVKQEHQKYLDKLLNNCLLSRTMQELIGYYITMEEYFMRETVNKAVAMDSYEKGQLTSSMVDDVFYIVKKCIGRALSSSSIDCLCAMINHSTTELESDFREVLYNKLKQGFPATTFQDFQRGVTSAVNIMHSSLQQGKFDTKGIESTDEAKQSFLVTLNNVEVCSENIMTLKKTLESDCSKLLNQGFGGEQAEAKIESCLSDMAAVSNKFRDLLQEGLSELNSTAIKPQVKPWINLFLSVSHNIEEEEFSDYEANDPWVQQFIVNLEQQMTEFKAGLSPVIYDTLTGLMTSLIAIELEKVLLKSTFSRLGGLQFDKELRSLIAYLTTVTTWTIRDKFARLSQMATILNLERVTEILDYWGPNSGPLTWRLTPAEVRQVLALRIDFRSEDIKRLRL
- the COG4 gene encoding conserved oligomeric Golgi complex subunit 4 isoform X3, coding for MERIQSLTDLADLEAAYSRLCEEEKVVQEELDTLLEQQSTIENKMVALHRMGPNLQLIEGDAQQLAGMITFTCNLAENVSSKVRQLDLAKNRLYQAIQRADDILDLKFCMDGVQTALRNEDYEQAAAHIHRYLSLDKSVIELSRQGKEGGIIDANLKLLQEAEQRLKTIVTEKFDTAMKQGDLPQVERFFKIFPLLGLHEEGLSKFSEYLCKQVANKAEENLQLVMGTDMSDRRAAVIFADTLTLLFEGIARIVETHQPIVETYYGPGRLYTLIKHLQVECDRQVEKVVDKFIKERDYHRQFQQVQNSMMRSSSAEKIEPRELDPILTEVTLMNARSELYLRFIKRRIISDFEVGDSMASEEVKQEHQKYLDKLLNNCLLSRTMQELIGYYITMEEYFMRETVNKAVAMDSYEKGQLTSSMVDDVFYIVKKCIGRALSSSSIDCLCAMINHSTTELESDFREVLYNKLKQGFPATTFQDFQRGVTSAVNIMHSSLQQGKFDTKGIESTDEAKQSFLSDCSKLLNQGFGGEQAEAKIESCLSDMAAVSNKFRDLLQEGLSELNSTAIKPQVKPWINLFLSVSHNIEEEEFSDYEANDPWVQQFIVNLEQQMTEFKAGLSPVIYDTLTGLMTSLIAIELEKVLLKSTFSRLGGLQFDKELRSLIAYLTTVTTWTIRDKFARLSQMATILNLERVTEILDYWGPNSGPLTWRLTPAEVRQVLALRIDFRSEDIKRLRL
- the COG4 gene encoding conserved oligomeric Golgi complex subunit 4 isoform X2: MERIQSLTDLADLEAAYSRLCEEEKVVQEELDTLLEQQSTIENKMVALHRMGPNLQLIEGDAQQLAGMITFTCNLAENVSSKVRQLDLAKNRLYQAIQRADDILDLKFCMDGVQTALRNEDYEQAAAHIHRYLSLDKSVIELSRQGKEGGIIDANLKLLQEAEQRLKTIVTEKFDTAMKQGDLPQVERFFKIFPLLGLHEEGLSKFSEYLCKQVANKAEENLQLVMGTDMSDRRAAVIFADTLTLLFEGIARIVETHQPIVETYYGPGRLYTLIKHLQVECDRQVEKVVDKFIKERDYHRQFQQVQNSMMRSSSAEKIEPRELDPILTEVTLMNARSELYLRFIKRRIISDFEVGDSMASEEVKQEHQKYLDKLLNNCLLSRTMQELIGYYITMEEYFMRETVNKAVAMDSYEKGQLTSSMVDDVFYIVKKCIGRALSSSSIDCLCAMINHSTTELESDFREVLYNKLKQGFPATTFQDFQRGVTSAVNIMHSSLQQGKFDTKGIESTDEAKQSFLVTLNNVEVCSENIMTLKKTLESDCSKLLNQGFGGEQAEAKIESCLSDMAAVSNKFRDLLQEGLSELNSTAIKPQVKPWINLFLSVSHNIEEEEFSDYEANDPWVQQFIVNLEQQMTEFKLGGLQFDKELRSLIAYLTTVTTWTIRDKFARLSQMATILNLERVTEILDYWGPNSGPLTWRLTPAEVRQVLALRIDFRSEDIKRLRL